TGCAACGGCTTGGTGTGTTGGCAATAGCATTTGGTTTTTTGCTGAATGTACAATTTAAAATACGTCCAGCCCATTATGCGCTTTCTTTATTATCGGCCATATTGACAGCGTCTATTAGTGTACGCCAAATTTTTCTTCATGTAATTCCAGGTGATACGGGTTATGGGCTTCCTTTATTTGGTTTACACCTCTATACCTGGGTATTTCTGCTGTGCGTAGGCGTGATTATTTATATCTCCATTATTTTTAGTATTTCACCTCAATATGAATATGATGAACCCTCCAAAACAAAGGGAATGCAGTTTTTAACCCATATGGCGTTTGCGCTTGTTTTTCTTTTAGCCATTTTAAATGGAATTTCTACCTATTTTGAATGTGGGTTAAAAGCTTGTCCAGACAATCCTGTCAAATATGAGATTCAATTAGTTGCATCTCATTCTCGCCATACTTAATTTTTGTTTTAACATGGCTAAAAAACGATAAAAATTAGCTTTGTTTATTCTCGAGGAAGTATGAATCTCAAAGATCTTAAATATTTATTAGCTTTAGCAGAATACCGTCATTTTGGAAGGGCTGCTAAAGCGTGTTCGGTTAGTCAACCAACCCTAAGTATACAATTGAAAAAATTAGAGCACGCTTTAGGCGTACAGTTATTTGAGCGCGGACAAAAAAGGGTATTAATTACCGCAGTAGGGATGCGTATTGTGGAGCAAGCAAAGCAGGTACTCAGTGCTATGCGCGAGCTTGAGAGATTAGCCAAATTAGCTAAGGATCCATTTTCAGCAGAATTACGCTTGGGACTAATTCCTAGTTTAGGGCCTTATTTACTCCCGCATATTTTACCTATTATCAAACAACAATTAACTAAACTTTCGCTATATTTATATGAAGATAAAACGGATTTACTTCTGACGCAATTAAATCAAGGGGTGTTAGATGCCATAATATTAGCATTACCGGTTCCACATAAAGGCATGCAGTGTAAAACTTTATTCAAAGAACCTTTCTTTTTGACTATGCCAGCATCGTATTCTTCACATTATTCTAAAGAATTACATTTAAAAGACTTAAAGGATGAAAATCTTCTTTTATTAGAAGAAGGTCATTGTCTCAGAGATCAAGCATTAGAGGTGTGTCGTAAAAAAACTAACCTTAAAGAAAAGATGAATTATCGGGCAACCAGTTTAGAAACTTTGCGACATATGGTGGGAAGTGGGGCAGGAATTACTTTACTTCCTTTATTAGCTTTAGAAGAGCATTCTTTGATAATTAATAAGCCTTTTTCTGCTCCTAGACCTGAGCGAAAAATTGGAATGTTATGGCGTAAAGAAAGCGCTTTGGAGCCTTGTTGCAAAAAGATAGCCACACTCATTGAAACTA
The Candidatus Rickettsiella isopodorum DNA segment above includes these coding regions:
- a CDS encoding LysR substrate-binding domain-containing protein codes for the protein MNLKDLKYLLALAEYRHFGRAAKACSVSQPTLSIQLKKLEHALGVQLFERGQKRVLITAVGMRIVEQAKQVLSAMRELERLAKLAKDPFSAELRLGLIPSLGPYLLPHILPIIKQQLTKLSLYLYEDKTDLLLTQLNQGVLDAIILALPVPHKGMQCKTLFKEPFFLTMPASYSSHYSKELHLKDLKDENLLLLEEGHCLRDQALEVCRKKTNLKEKMNYRATSLETLRHMVGSGAGITLLPLLALEEHSLIINKPFSAPRPERKIGMLWRKESALEPCCKKIATLIETTIPDVLADLEKKLDSAKYTHNT
- a CDS encoding disulfide bond formation protein B; protein product: MHSSKIAKIIKILNAIDALGLVFLLLIAFILQIGFHELPCPLCLLQRLGVLAIAFGFLLNVQFKIRPAHYALSLLSAILTASISVRQIFLHVIPGDTGYGLPLFGLHLYTWVFLLCVGVIIYISIIFSISPQYEYDEPSKTKGMQFLTHMAFALVFLLAILNGISTYFECGLKACPDNPVKYEIQLVASHSRHT